In Plasmodium gaboni strain SY75 chromosome 14, whole genome shotgun sequence, one genomic interval encodes:
- a CDS encoding hypothetical protein (conserved Plasmodium protein, unknown function): protein MNYCTLLSISFFFCLFLTNVVYEYVHVLNSKKRKSRQEEYNDKKKLFKFFLHIHILKDIVFESVINLAIKMSILLHVLKRYLTYSKKNYIGYLKNEDNDDIEKINNNNNNMNKNNKKKKDNDKDKGNINTKNYYEILENNNRDVNEIKIYNNNFIDNDYINYNNIYTTNHLENKKNVQVKTIYFIRHSESVWNSVFNKELSTKQFLKMFMVILYELVFLFSKKSALIDSPLSNTGIIQSIELSNFLLEGRTDLNDEFCEETFNQIEYIHDKNKNNDNTMNDREYYNKNNSNIDLYKLSKKKLMKNKNLLLNNNKNKETNDMDTTNNNKNNDDNNNNNNNNNNKNNDNNNNKNYDNNNNIDDDDNNIDETEEKILGNVKNYITYNKNKVDNTNNKNDNYHNNKDEYNHEEIINLSLKDHIDILNNNKYESVLLCSDLRRTISSCFISFYNRINKNNEEIHVLNSLQEISRNPDCVPLMKYYNKYVTTDIEKFLHKDVEKLFRKNIKFNKNFTRNSFLDTLDYIFNHDKNIFIIFGHSLWFMNFFKYFLKESHKAKTSKLKNASILVFNVFKYENDNDQNSFFNVEEVLTNDHINENKNNHKQQQNNHDNNNISDAEYLTQEALTDSSDYFSDHEEYEEDEEDVTKADEQENYHTNQNEDIILHPIDNNDNIHNIDKTHHMDNPDNPYEEHHSNITTKKKKKIKLKNLKKKHKLFKKKNKNNNIFVNEKAKYEVDQNSIRVLYKGFDEKEYLRG from the coding sequence atgaattattGCACTCTATTGAGCataagtttttttttttgcttATTTTTAACAAACGTCGTTTATGAATATGTTCATGTCTTAAATTCTAAAAAACGCAAAAGTAGACAAGAAGAATATAACgataagaaaaaattatttaaatttttcttacatatacatattttaaaggATATAGTTTTTGAATCCGTTATAAATTTAGCCATTAAAATGAGTATATTACTTCATGTTTTAAAAAGATATTTAACGTATAgtaaaaagaattatataggttatttaaaaaatgaagacaatgatgatatagaaaagattaataataacaataataatatgaataaaaacaacaagaagaaaaaggataatgataaagataaaggaaatattaatacaaaaaattattatgaaattttagaaaataataatagagatgtaaatgaaattaaaatatataataataattttatagataatgattatataaattataacaatatttatacaaCAAACCATTTagaaaataagaaaaatgtACAAGTCAAAacaatttattttatcagACATAGTGAATCTGTATGGAATAGTGTAtttaataaagaattatcAACGAAacaatttttaaaaatgtttatggttattttatatgaacttgtttttttatttagtAAAAAATCTGCACTTATTGATTCTCCTCTAAGTAATACTGGAATTATACAATCAATTGAATTGtcaaattttttattagaAGGTAGAACTGATTTGAATGATGAATTTTGTGAAGAAACATTTAATCAGattgaatatatacatgataagaataaaaaCAATGATAATACAATGAATGATAgagaatattataataaaaataatagtaatattgatttatataaattatcaaaaaaaaaattaatgaaaaataaaaacctcttattaaataataataaaaacaaagaAACAAATGATATGGATACCAccaataataataaaaataatgatgataataataataataataataataataataataaaaataatgataataataataataaaaattatgataataataataatattgatgatgatgataataatatagatgaAACAGAAGAGAAAATATTAGGAAATgtgaaaaattatataacatataataaaaataaagttgataatacaaataataaaaatgataattatcataataataaggatGAATATAATCATGAAGAAATTATTAACTTAAGTTTAAAAGATCATATAGATATtcttaataataataaatatgaatcTGTTTTGTTATGTTCTGATTTAAGAAGAACAATATCTAGTTGTTTTATATCATTCTATAATAGAATCAATAAgaataatgaagaaatacATGTTCTTAATTCATTACAAGAAATTAGTAGAAATCCAGATTGTGTACCtttaatgaaatattataataaatatgttacAACAGATATCGAAAAATTTCTACATAAAGATgtagaaaaattatttagaaaaaatattaaatttaataaaaatttcaCAAGAAATAGTTTTCTAGATACATTagattatatattcaatcatgataaaaatatttttattatttttggACATAGCTTATGGTTCATGaatttctttaaatatttcttaaaaGAATCACATAAAGCTAAAACCAgtaaattaaaaaatgcTAGTATTTTAGTTTTTAATGTTTTCAAATATGAAAACGATAATGATCaaaattcttttttcaaTGTTGAAGAAGTTTTAACGAATGATCatattaatgaaaataaaaataatcataagcaacaacaaaataatcatgataataataatatatctgATGCAGAATATTTAACACAAGAAGCATTAACAGATAGTAGTGATTACTTCTCAGATCATGAAGAATATGAAgaagatgaagaagatGTAACAAAAGCAGATGAACAAGAAAATTATCACACAAATcaaaatgaagatattatattacacccaattgataataatgataatattcataatattgataaaaCACATCATATGGATAATCCTGATAACCCATATGAAGAACACCACTCTAACAttacaacaaaaaaaaaaaaaaaaattaaactcaaaaatttaaagaaaaaacataaactatttaaaaagaaaaataaaaataataacatttttGTCAATGAAAAGGCCAAATATGAAGTTGATCAAAATAGTATTCGTGTACTATACAAAGGTTTTGACGAAAAGGAATATTTAAGAGgttaa